The region GTGCACGTCGGCCATCAAGTGCTGCACCGCGGCTTCCTCCGGGAACAGCGCCGGCAGGCTGCCGAGATCGCTGAAGATCTCGCCGTAGAGGCGGCCCTCGATCAGGCTGTCGAGGGCCCGCGCCGGCGGCGCCAGCGCCACCTCCAGGCGCGCCCGCTGCTCCGCCAGCAGCAGCGGCGTCACGCCGAGCAGAAGCCAGAGGCCGATCAGCACCGTCCGCTCGCTCCCGGAGCCGTAGCCCCACAACAACACCGACCAGAAGATCGCCAGCCACAGCAGCCCCTGGGGCAAGGCCAGCGGCCAGAGCAAGGCGAGGGCGGCGAGGGGATAGGCCAGCGCCGCCGGCAGCACCCGGCCGAGAGGCTTGACGACATCGGCGAAGAGAGAGCCTCCCTTGGTCGCCATCTGGAGGGCGAGGAAGAGAAAACCCGCACACAGCAGGGCGAAGAGAACGAAGAACAGCGCGCCGTGCAGCATCACCCGCCGTTCCAGGCGCTGACTGAGGAGCCGCAGGTAACCGCGCGACGAAGCCTGCAGGGCGGGCCACCAGCTACCGTCGTGGCGATGGACCGCAGCTTCCCCGAAGGCCACCTCGGGCGCCCCCGGGTCGAGGCGCTCGGCATCCTCGAGAGCCCAACGGGCTTTGACCAGGTCGCCGTCGACGGCGACCTCCACGGCACGCGAGACGGCCGCCCGACTGAGATCCGCAAGGGCCTCGAAGCCGAGCAGCTCGGCGGTCGCCAGGAGCTCGTCGACAGAGGCCCCGGCGAGGTCCCTTTGATCGCCCGCCACCGCCCCTTCCCAACGCGCCCAATGCTCACGCAACAGCACCAGATTCTGCTGCGCGGCGAGCGGCATCTCGATGGCGCCGATGCGCCGAACCTCGTCTTGGGCACTGAGCGTCGGAGTCAGCGCCAGGGCCAGGAGCAGGCCGAGCCCGACGAGCCCCAGCGGGCGCCCCGGGGCACCCGGCGGTCCCTCAGCCGCGCTTTTGGACATAGCGCATCTGCAGGCGATAGACGACGTCCTCGAGGGCAGAGCTTTCTTCCATGGAGAGATTGCCGGCGGTCTTCTTCTTGAGCACTTCGAGCAGATCGATGTGCATGCGAGCCATGTCGAGATTCTCGGTGCGGCGTCCGTCCGGCAACGGAACGTCGCCGAGAAAGATCGCCGCCGGCTCGGCGAGCATCGAGAGCAGCTCGAGGAAGGCCTGGGTCTCGGCCGGGTCGGGACGCTCGATCTCCGGCTTCTCCTCCTCCGCAGTCTCGACCGGAGGTTCGGCAACGGGCTCCGGAGCGGCCTCCTTGTCGCCGAGGGAACGAAACTCCTCCCGCAGCTCGCCATCGGGGGTGAACATCCGCTTGTCGGTCACCTTGATGTCGCCGTCGCCCAAGATTTTCACTCCGTCTCGAATTTTTCGGGTAGTGCCGCGGTGCGCTATCGTAGCAAGCGCAAATCCCTGGGAGCAAGGCGCATCCCGCCCCTCGCCACACCACCTGAGACACCATGAAGCCAACTTCCGAGCTCGCCGAGCTGGTCGCCCTGGTCCGCCGCCTGCGAGCGCCCGATGGTTGCCCCTGGGACCGCGAGCAAAGCCTCGCCAGCGTGCGGCCGTATCTCCTCGAAGAAGCCCACGAGCTCGCCGATGCCCTGGACGAGGGCCGTTGGCCGGAGATCCGCGAAGAGCTCGGCGACCTGCTCTTCCAGGGCGCCTTCATCGCTTGCCTGGCGGAGGAAGCGGACGCCTTCACCGTCGGCGATGCGATCGACGCCGTCGAGCGCAAGATGATCGATCGTCACCCCCATGTCTTCGGAAACGAGAAGCTCGTCGATCGCGAGGCCGTCGAGCGGGCCTGGGAACGCCGCAAGCTGGACCGGCGGCAGGATGGCGGTCTCCTCGCCGGTGTACCGCGCTCCCTGCCGGCCCTCAACGGCGCCTACCGGCTGACCCAGAAAGCCGCCGGCGTGGGCTTCGACTGGGCCACTCCGGCGGAGGTCCTGGACAAGATCGACGAGGAGGTCGGTGAGCTGCGCGAGGCCCTGGCGTCAGGCCTCGGCCAAGCCGCCGCCGCCGAGGAGATCGGGGACCTGTTCTTCGCCCTCGCCAACCTGGCGCGCAAGCTCGAGATCGATCCCGAGGCGGCGGCAGCGGCCTGCAATCGCAAGTTCGTGCGCCGCTTCCGCTATATCGAGCGGGGCCTGCAGGAGCGCGGACGGCCCTTGGCCGAAGCCAGCCTCGACGAAATGGAGGCGCTGTGGCAGGAGGCCAAGGCCTCAGAGGCCGGCGAGAACTCGGCGTAGGGCCGGCAGCACGGTGTCGGCGATCCGCTGGTGGCCCTCGACGTTGGGGTGGATACCGTCGGCGAGATTGAGCTCCGGCTCACCTCCCACCCCCTCGAGCAGAAACGGCAGCAGGGCGACGCCGGTGGCGGTGGCCACTTCGCCATAGAGGGCGCGAAACCCGGCGGTGTACTCGGGGCCATGGCTGGGAGGCATCTCCATGCCGGCGATCAACACCCGAGCCCCCGCCTCCTGACAACGCTCGACGATGGCGCGCAGGTTGGACTCGATGCCCTCGAGGGGCTGCCCCCGCAAGCCGTCGTTGGCTCCCAATGCCACCACCACCACGTCCGGCCGCTGGCGCAACAGCCAGTCGATGCGCGACAGACCGCCGGCGCTGGTGTCGCCGCTGACGCCGGCATTGATCAGGCGGATCGGCTCGCCCGCCGCCGCCAGCGCCTCGGAGATCAGAGCGGGAAAGGCCTGTCCCTCTTCCAGGCCATAGCCGGCGGTCAGGCTGTCACCGAGAAAGACCACCAGCGGGCCCGAAGGCTCGGCCGGCGCCGGGGCTTCGACGACCGGCGGCGAGCCACAGGCGAGGCTGAGAGCGAGGCATGCGACGAGGGCGCCGGCAAAAGGTCGGAAAGTCATGGAATTATTCTAGTGTCGCCTCGGGTTGATCGGTCCAGCGGCAAACGCCGCGCCCCCTGCATCAACTCGCGATTCGCCATCCGCTTCCAGTCCTTCCGTCTGCCGTCACGAGATGCCCAAGACCTCCGAATCCCCACGTATCGAGCTTCGTTCCCTCACCCGACAACTGCCCTCCGGGGACCGCCTCCTCACCCTCGTCGACGACATCGACCTGACGGTCGCGGCGGGAGAATCGGTGGCCGTCCTGGGGCCCTCCGGCAGTGGCAAGTCGACCCTCTTGGCGCTGATGGCCGGCCTCGATCGACCGACCTCTGGGGAGGTGCTGATCGACGGCGAGGCGATCCAGGGCTGGTCCGAGGATCGCCTGGCGCGACTCCGCCGGCACCGCATCGGGTTCGTCTTCCAGTCCTTTCAGCTACTGCCCAACCTCACCGCCCGCGAGAACGTCTCGCTGCCCCTCGAGCTGATCGCCGACGCGGCACCCCGGCAGCGCGCCGACGAGCTGCTCGCCGCCGTCGGCCTGTCGGCCCGCGGTCACCACTACCCGGCGCAGCTCTCCGGCGGTGAGCAGCAGCGGGTCGCCATCGCCCGCGCCTTCGCGGCACGGCCCGCGATCCTGCTCGCCGACGAGCCCACCGGCAACCTCGACAGCGCCACCGGCCAGCGCGTCCTCGAGCTCCTCGGCGAGCTGCGGACGGAGCAGGGCACGACCCTCGTGATGGTGACCCACGACCCCGCCGTGGCGCGCCACTGTGACCGCCAGATCCACCTCCGCGACGGGCGCCTGGAGCGCCAGGAAACGGCCGTTGCGTCTTGATCTCTACGGCCGCCTGCTGCTGCGCGAGTCGCGCGGTACGCGGCGCCCGCTGGCCT is a window of Acidobacteriota bacterium DNA encoding:
- a CDS encoding tetratricopeptide repeat protein is translated as MSKSAAEGPPGAPGRPLGLVGLGLLLALALTPTLSAQDEVRRIGAIEMPLAAQQNLVLLREHWARWEGAVAGDQRDLAGASVDELLATAELLGFEALADLSRAAVSRAVEVAVDGDLVKARWALEDAERLDPGAPEVAFGEAAVHRHDGSWWPALQASSRGYLRLLSQRLERRVMLHGALFFVLFALLCAGFLFLALQMATKGGSLFADVVKPLGRVLPAALAYPLAALALLWPLALPQGLLWLAIFWSVLLWGYGSGSERTVLIGLWLLLGVTPLLLAEQRARLEVALAPPARALDSLIEGRLYGEIFSDLGSLPALFPEEAAVQHLMADVHRKLDYWPVARNLYEQMAEEDAGAVDAQINLGVYYFQQNKFPDAVNHFKKATELAPDNVLAHFNLSKAYAESYYFSEQSAAFQRAQELDRGLVGQWIRETEKEQVRTSEAGLDRLPEIRRRLLALQRGDDSLTGRLSAARRWFGPAVAGLLLLAALALHLLRRPFGYANPALSDVGGGRIDRAVRFLVPGFFSAEVGYGARAYLTLLIPVVLVLLPLARHFSFVVPVGVDPGPELMWALCLGGLALFYGLRLVVELRNPA
- a CDS encoding DUF1844 domain-containing protein; the encoded protein is MKILGDGDIKVTDKRMFTPDGELREEFRSLGDKEAAPEPVAEPPVETAEEEKPEIERPDPAETQAFLELLSMLAEPAAIFLGDVPLPDGRRTENLDMARMHIDLLEVLKKKTAGNLSMEESSALEDVVYRLQMRYVQKRG
- the mazG gene encoding nucleoside triphosphate pyrophosphohydrolase; its protein translation is MKPTSELAELVALVRRLRAPDGCPWDREQSLASVRPYLLEEAHELADALDEGRWPEIREELGDLLFQGAFIACLAEEADAFTVGDAIDAVERKMIDRHPHVFGNEKLVDREAVERAWERRKLDRRQDGGLLAGVPRSLPALNGAYRLTQKAAGVGFDWATPAEVLDKIDEEVGELREALASGLGQAAAAEEIGDLFFALANLARKLEIDPEAAAAACNRKFVRRFRYIERGLQERGRPLAEASLDEMEALWQEAKASEAGENSA
- a CDS encoding arylesterase gives rise to the protein MTFRPFAGALVACLALSLACGSPPVVEAPAPAEPSGPLVVFLGDSLTAGYGLEEGQAFPALISEALAAAGEPIRLINAGVSGDTSAGGLSRIDWLLRQRPDVVVVALGANDGLRGQPLEGIESNLRAIVERCQEAGARVLIAGMEMPPSHGPEYTAGFRALYGEVATATGVALLPFLLEGVGGEPELNLADGIHPNVEGHQRIADTVLPALRRVLAGL
- a CDS encoding ABC transporter ATP-binding protein, with the protein product MPKTSESPRIELRSLTRQLPSGDRLLTLVDDIDLTVAAGESVAVLGPSGSGKSTLLALMAGLDRPTSGEVLIDGEAIQGWSEDRLARLRRHRIGFVFQSFQLLPNLTARENVSLPLELIADAAPRQRADELLAAVGLSARGHHYPAQLSGGEQQRVAIARAFAARPAILLADEPTGNLDSATGQRVLELLGELRTEQGTTLVMVTHDPAVARHCDRQIHLRDGRLERQETAVAS